The Alosa sapidissima isolate fAloSap1 chromosome 16, fAloSap1.pri, whole genome shotgun sequence genome has a segment encoding these proteins:
- the LOC121684972 gene encoding cytochrome P450 1B1 isoform X1 — protein sequence MLAYLYRLVTDCLVKWAMGSLSGFEMGMQGMVEHFIRLSPRNILLAALTLLAAYHLWLLMQKWLNTGNLPGPFPWPIIGNAPQLGSTPHLFFTRMAQKYGNIFQIKLGSRTVVVLNGDTIKEALVKKGVDFAGRPDFTSFKFVSNGKSMAFGDYNKWWRVHRRVAHSTVRAFSAGKIETKKAFENHAISEIEELLRIFLKKTAEEGYFVPHQYLVISTANIMSAVCFGGRYTYDDKEFQQVVGRNDKFTRTVGAGSMVDVMPWLQYFPNPIKTLFEQFRELNSEFHDFIMGKVIEHRKTIEPGIIRDMTDACIQALDKGISGSVGVELGKDYVSPTISDIFGASQDTLSTSLQWITLILMRYPEIQKRLQDEVAQVVHRTQLPTIEDQARLPYVMAFIYEVMRFTSFIPLTIPHSTTSDTSLNGYHIPKNTVVFVNQWSSNHDPDKWTQPEVFDPLRFLDKNGALDKDRTSSVLIFSVGKRRCIGEDLSKMHLFLFTAAMVHQCEFKPDPSCPLTMDCDYGLSLKPRLYRMAVSLRDNLDLLNSVGLPQADQAAENN from the exons ATGTTAGCCTACCTGTATAGACTGGTTACTGACTGTCTTGTGAAGTGGGCTATGGGCTCGCTAAGTG GTTTTGAGATGGGCATGCAAGGCATGGTTGAGCACTTCATTCGGTTGTCTCCAAGGAATATCCTACTGGCGGCACTGACTCTCCTAGCTGCTTATCACCTGTGGCTTTTGATGCAGAAATGGCTCAATACCGGGAATCTGCCGGGACCTTTCCCGTGGCCAATTATCGGTAATGCGCCCCAGCTGGGCAGCACCCCTCACCTGTTCTTCACCCGCATGGCGCAGAAATACGGTAATATTTTCCAAATTAAGCTCGGAAGCCGCACCGTTGTGGTACTCAACGGCGACACGATCAAGGAAGCTCTCGTAAAGAAGGGGGTAGACTTCGCGGGAAGACCTGACTTCACATCCTTCAAGTTTGTTTCCAACGGCAAGAGCATGGCTTTTGGAGATTATAACAAATGGTGGAGGGTGCACAGACGAGTGGCGCATTCTACAGTGCGCGCTTTCTCCGCCGGGAAAATAGAAACTAAGAAGGCATTTGAAAACCACGCCATTAGCGAAATAGAAGAATTGCTCAGGATTTTTCTGAAGAAAACCGCGGAGGAGGGTTATTTTGTGCCACATCAATATCTAGTAATATCTACGGCGAACATCATGAGTGCAGTGTGCTTTGGCGGCAGGTATACATATGATGACAAAGAGTTTCAACAGGTGGTGGGACGCAATGACAAGTTTACTAGGACTGTCGGGGCTGGGAGCATGGTGGACGTGATGCCCTGGCTACAGTACTTTCCTAATCCAATAAAAACTCTTTTTGAACAATTCAGAGAACTGAATTCAGAATTTCATGACTTCATCATGGGGAAAGTTATAGAGCATCGTAAAACTATAGAGCCTGGCATCATCCGTGACATGACCGATGCTTGCATTCAGGCACTGGACAAGGGCATCAGCGGCTCCGTTGGGGTAGAACTGGGCAAAGATTATGTGTCGCCAACTATTTCTGATATCTTCGGGGCAAGCCAAGACACGCTTTCTACTTCATTACAATGGATTACTTTAATACTCATGAG GTATCCAGAGATACAGAAGCGCTTGCAAGATGAAGTGGCCCAGGTGGTCCATCGCACACAGTTGCCCACCATTGAGGATCAGGCCCGACTGCCCTATGTGATGGCCTTCATCTATGAGGTAATGCGCTTCACCAGTTTCATCCCCCTCACCATCCCCCACAGCACCACGTCAGATACATCCCTAAATGGCTACCATATCCCCAAGAACACGGTCGTCTTCGTCAACCAGTGGTCCAGCAACCATGACCCGGACAAGTGGACACAACCTGAGGTGTTTGACCCCCTGCGCTTCCTGGACAAGAATGGCGCTCTGGACAAGGACCGGACGAGCAGTGTCCTTATCTTCTCTGTGGGCAAGCGACGCTGCATCGGCGAGGACCTGTCCAAGATGCATCTCTTCCTGTTCACAGCTGCGATGGTACACCAGTGCGAGTTCAAACCCGACCCAAGTTGCCCCTTAACGATGGACTGTGATTACGGCTTGAGTTTGAAGCCCCGCTTGTACCGAATGGCCGTCTCTCTTCGGGACAACCTGGACCTACTGAACAGCGTGGGACTTCCGCAGGCCGACCAAGCCGCAGAAAACAACTGA
- the LOC121684972 gene encoding cytochrome P450 1B1 isoform X3 gives MGMQGMVEHFIRLSPRNILLAALTLLAAYHLWLLMQKWLNTGNLPGPFPWPIIGNAPQLGSTPHLFFTRMAQKYGNIFQIKLGSRTVVVLNGDTIKEALVKKGVDFAGRPDFTSFKFVSNGKSMAFGDYNKWWRVHRRVAHSTVRAFSAGKIETKKAFENHAISEIEELLRIFLKKTAEEGYFVPHQYLVISTANIMSAVCFGGRYTYDDKEFQQVVGRNDKFTRTVGAGSMVDVMPWLQYFPNPIKTLFEQFRELNSEFHDFIMGKVIEHRKTIEPGIIRDMTDACIQALDKGISGSVGVELGKDYVSPTISDIFGASQDTLSTSLQWITLILMRYPEIQKRLQDEVAQVVHRTQLPTIEDQARLPYVMAFIYEVMRFTSFIPLTIPHSTTSDTSLNGYHIPKNTVVFVNQWSSNHDPDKWTQPEVFDPLRFLDKNGALDKDRTSSVLIFSVGKRRCIGEDLSKMHLFLFTAAMVHQCEFKPDPSCPLTMDCDYGLSLKPRLYRMAVSLRDNLDLLNSVGLPQADQAAENN, from the exons ATGGGCATGCAAGGCATGGTTGAGCACTTCATTCGGTTGTCTCCAAGGAATATCCTACTGGCGGCACTGACTCTCCTAGCTGCTTATCACCTGTGGCTTTTGATGCAGAAATGGCTCAATACCGGGAATCTGCCGGGACCTTTCCCGTGGCCAATTATCGGTAATGCGCCCCAGCTGGGCAGCACCCCTCACCTGTTCTTCACCCGCATGGCGCAGAAATACGGTAATATTTTCCAAATTAAGCTCGGAAGCCGCACCGTTGTGGTACTCAACGGCGACACGATCAAGGAAGCTCTCGTAAAGAAGGGGGTAGACTTCGCGGGAAGACCTGACTTCACATCCTTCAAGTTTGTTTCCAACGGCAAGAGCATGGCTTTTGGAGATTATAACAAATGGTGGAGGGTGCACAGACGAGTGGCGCATTCTACAGTGCGCGCTTTCTCCGCCGGGAAAATAGAAACTAAGAAGGCATTTGAAAACCACGCCATTAGCGAAATAGAAGAATTGCTCAGGATTTTTCTGAAGAAAACCGCGGAGGAGGGTTATTTTGTGCCACATCAATATCTAGTAATATCTACGGCGAACATCATGAGTGCAGTGTGCTTTGGCGGCAGGTATACATATGATGACAAAGAGTTTCAACAGGTGGTGGGACGCAATGACAAGTTTACTAGGACTGTCGGGGCTGGGAGCATGGTGGACGTGATGCCCTGGCTACAGTACTTTCCTAATCCAATAAAAACTCTTTTTGAACAATTCAGAGAACTGAATTCAGAATTTCATGACTTCATCATGGGGAAAGTTATAGAGCATCGTAAAACTATAGAGCCTGGCATCATCCGTGACATGACCGATGCTTGCATTCAGGCACTGGACAAGGGCATCAGCGGCTCCGTTGGGGTAGAACTGGGCAAAGATTATGTGTCGCCAACTATTTCTGATATCTTCGGGGCAAGCCAAGACACGCTTTCTACTTCATTACAATGGATTACTTTAATACTCATGAG GTATCCAGAGATACAGAAGCGCTTGCAAGATGAAGTGGCCCAGGTGGTCCATCGCACACAGTTGCCCACCATTGAGGATCAGGCCCGACTGCCCTATGTGATGGCCTTCATCTATGAGGTAATGCGCTTCACCAGTTTCATCCCCCTCACCATCCCCCACAGCACCACGTCAGATACATCCCTAAATGGCTACCATATCCCCAAGAACACGGTCGTCTTCGTCAACCAGTGGTCCAGCAACCATGACCCGGACAAGTGGACACAACCTGAGGTGTTTGACCCCCTGCGCTTCCTGGACAAGAATGGCGCTCTGGACAAGGACCGGACGAGCAGTGTCCTTATCTTCTCTGTGGGCAAGCGACGCTGCATCGGCGAGGACCTGTCCAAGATGCATCTCTTCCTGTTCACAGCTGCGATGGTACACCAGTGCGAGTTCAAACCCGACCCAAGTTGCCCCTTAACGATGGACTGTGATTACGGCTTGAGTTTGAAGCCCCGCTTGTACCGAATGGCCGTCTCTCTTCGGGACAACCTGGACCTACTGAACAGCGTGGGACTTCCGCAGGCCGACCAAGCCGCAGAAAACAACTGA
- the LOC121684972 gene encoding cytochrome P450 1B1 isoform X2 yields MFPDPTGFEMGMQGMVEHFIRLSPRNILLAALTLLAAYHLWLLMQKWLNTGNLPGPFPWPIIGNAPQLGSTPHLFFTRMAQKYGNIFQIKLGSRTVVVLNGDTIKEALVKKGVDFAGRPDFTSFKFVSNGKSMAFGDYNKWWRVHRRVAHSTVRAFSAGKIETKKAFENHAISEIEELLRIFLKKTAEEGYFVPHQYLVISTANIMSAVCFGGRYTYDDKEFQQVVGRNDKFTRTVGAGSMVDVMPWLQYFPNPIKTLFEQFRELNSEFHDFIMGKVIEHRKTIEPGIIRDMTDACIQALDKGISGSVGVELGKDYVSPTISDIFGASQDTLSTSLQWITLILMRYPEIQKRLQDEVAQVVHRTQLPTIEDQARLPYVMAFIYEVMRFTSFIPLTIPHSTTSDTSLNGYHIPKNTVVFVNQWSSNHDPDKWTQPEVFDPLRFLDKNGALDKDRTSSVLIFSVGKRRCIGEDLSKMHLFLFTAAMVHQCEFKPDPSCPLTMDCDYGLSLKPRLYRMAVSLRDNLDLLNSVGLPQADQAAENN; encoded by the exons ATGTTTCCAGATCCGACAG GTTTTGAGATGGGCATGCAAGGCATGGTTGAGCACTTCATTCGGTTGTCTCCAAGGAATATCCTACTGGCGGCACTGACTCTCCTAGCTGCTTATCACCTGTGGCTTTTGATGCAGAAATGGCTCAATACCGGGAATCTGCCGGGACCTTTCCCGTGGCCAATTATCGGTAATGCGCCCCAGCTGGGCAGCACCCCTCACCTGTTCTTCACCCGCATGGCGCAGAAATACGGTAATATTTTCCAAATTAAGCTCGGAAGCCGCACCGTTGTGGTACTCAACGGCGACACGATCAAGGAAGCTCTCGTAAAGAAGGGGGTAGACTTCGCGGGAAGACCTGACTTCACATCCTTCAAGTTTGTTTCCAACGGCAAGAGCATGGCTTTTGGAGATTATAACAAATGGTGGAGGGTGCACAGACGAGTGGCGCATTCTACAGTGCGCGCTTTCTCCGCCGGGAAAATAGAAACTAAGAAGGCATTTGAAAACCACGCCATTAGCGAAATAGAAGAATTGCTCAGGATTTTTCTGAAGAAAACCGCGGAGGAGGGTTATTTTGTGCCACATCAATATCTAGTAATATCTACGGCGAACATCATGAGTGCAGTGTGCTTTGGCGGCAGGTATACATATGATGACAAAGAGTTTCAACAGGTGGTGGGACGCAATGACAAGTTTACTAGGACTGTCGGGGCTGGGAGCATGGTGGACGTGATGCCCTGGCTACAGTACTTTCCTAATCCAATAAAAACTCTTTTTGAACAATTCAGAGAACTGAATTCAGAATTTCATGACTTCATCATGGGGAAAGTTATAGAGCATCGTAAAACTATAGAGCCTGGCATCATCCGTGACATGACCGATGCTTGCATTCAGGCACTGGACAAGGGCATCAGCGGCTCCGTTGGGGTAGAACTGGGCAAAGATTATGTGTCGCCAACTATTTCTGATATCTTCGGGGCAAGCCAAGACACGCTTTCTACTTCATTACAATGGATTACTTTAATACTCATGAG GTATCCAGAGATACAGAAGCGCTTGCAAGATGAAGTGGCCCAGGTGGTCCATCGCACACAGTTGCCCACCATTGAGGATCAGGCCCGACTGCCCTATGTGATGGCCTTCATCTATGAGGTAATGCGCTTCACCAGTTTCATCCCCCTCACCATCCCCCACAGCACCACGTCAGATACATCCCTAAATGGCTACCATATCCCCAAGAACACGGTCGTCTTCGTCAACCAGTGGTCCAGCAACCATGACCCGGACAAGTGGACACAACCTGAGGTGTTTGACCCCCTGCGCTTCCTGGACAAGAATGGCGCTCTGGACAAGGACCGGACGAGCAGTGTCCTTATCTTCTCTGTGGGCAAGCGACGCTGCATCGGCGAGGACCTGTCCAAGATGCATCTCTTCCTGTTCACAGCTGCGATGGTACACCAGTGCGAGTTCAAACCCGACCCAAGTTGCCCCTTAACGATGGACTGTGATTACGGCTTGAGTTTGAAGCCCCGCTTGTACCGAATGGCCGTCTCTCTTCGGGACAACCTGGACCTACTGAACAGCGTGGGACTTCCGCAGGCCGACCAAGCCGCAGAAAACAACTGA